Proteins encoded within one genomic window of Brockia lithotrophica:
- a CDS encoding bifunctional metallophosphatase/5'-nucleotidase — translation MKGIRARARLRSGLAGMFLAVFFISLFFGGFGLPRAEDEAPQPPPDLLILHTNDTHGHLENAPARGTKIAEIRREAEAAGKRVLLVDAGDVFTGTLYSSHYQGLADADFMNRMGYDLLVLGNHEFDRGQEVLATFVRALAFPVFSANLSVQPDAKLAEVVANEIPVITPATKKDYAGKIYPGAVWDLGDVRVGIFGLTTKETAILSNPGPGVAFADEVETARRMVEELTKRGADVIVAVTHIGYAEDRRLAQAVPGIDVIVGGHSHTALNPPVSLSQPDGRTMWIAQAGEWGKYLGRLDLSFGLESGGKPRLSRVQGELLSLKDVPPDPELKELLNSYDAPLEEIKRRVVGKTLVGLDGARERVRTQETNLGNLIADAYLEKARKAVPGTQLALVNGGGIRASIPAGDVTLGQVLEVMPFNNMLVILRLTGAEILNALENGVSKVEDKHGRFPQVAGMRYAFDPSRPAGERILRVEVWDEGARAYRPLDPKATYLLVTNNFVADGGDGYEVFKRAKDEGRIIELYEVDHDALVEYLEAHSPVSPRVEGRIERADAATSPAPTPGDEAGTAPPGSDDTGNAPSSGDAPPSGTPKSSEPILPTVPKTSDPSHALASGSVRTLPRTGLLSPEFLLVVGGAVLAVGGVALRRHEFGWEKCV, via the coding sequence ATGAAGGGAATCCGCGCGCGAGCGCGACTTCGTTCCGGTTTGGCGGGGATGTTCCTCGCTGTCTTTTTCATCTCGCTCTTTTTTGGGGGATTTGGCCTCCCCCGCGCCGAGGACGAGGCACCTCAGCCGCCGCCGGATCTCCTCATCCTTCACACGAACGACACCCACGGCCATCTGGAGAACGCCCCCGCCCGCGGGACCAAGATCGCCGAGATTCGCCGCGAGGCGGAGGCCGCTGGGAAGCGCGTCCTTCTCGTGGACGCGGGGGACGTCTTTACGGGGACGCTCTACTCATCGCACTACCAAGGGCTCGCCGATGCCGACTTCATGAACCGGATGGGCTACGACCTCCTCGTCCTCGGAAACCACGAGTTCGACCGAGGGCAAGAGGTTCTCGCGACGTTTGTCCGCGCGCTCGCGTTTCCCGTCTTTTCTGCCAACCTCAGCGTGCAACCCGACGCGAAGCTTGCCGAAGTGGTGGCAAACGAAATCCCCGTCATCACCCCGGCGACGAAGAAGGACTACGCCGGGAAGATCTACCCCGGCGCCGTTTGGGATCTTGGCGACGTGCGCGTGGGGATCTTCGGACTTACGACCAAGGAGACGGCGATTCTTTCAAACCCTGGGCCCGGCGTAGCCTTCGCCGACGAGGTAGAGACGGCGCGGCGGATGGTGGAAGAGCTTACGAAGCGCGGCGCCGACGTGATCGTAGCCGTCACCCACATCGGCTACGCCGAGGACAGGCGCCTCGCCCAGGCCGTGCCGGGAATCGACGTGATCGTCGGCGGCCACTCGCATACCGCGCTCAACCCTCCCGTAAGCTTGTCCCAACCCGACGGACGAACGATGTGGATCGCCCAGGCTGGGGAGTGGGGGAAGTACCTCGGGCGCCTCGATTTGTCCTTTGGTCTCGAGTCCGGCGGGAAGCCTCGGCTTTCCCGGGTGCAGGGGGAGCTCCTTTCCCTTAAAGACGTCCCTCCTGATCCGGAGCTCAAGGAACTCCTCAACTCGTACGACGCCCCCCTCGAGGAGATCAAGCGGCGTGTGGTGGGGAAGACGCTTGTCGGCTTGGACGGAGCGCGGGAGCGCGTGCGCACGCAGGAGACCAACCTCGGCAATTTGATCGCCGACGCCTACTTGGAAAAGGCCCGTAAGGCGGTTCCGGGGACTCAGCTCGCGCTGGTCAACGGCGGCGGCATCCGCGCGTCCATCCCCGCCGGAGACGTCACCTTGGGTCAGGTTCTTGAGGTCATGCCGTTTAACAACATGCTCGTGATCCTCCGCCTTACAGGCGCGGAAATCTTGAACGCGCTAGAAAACGGCGTCTCCAAGGTAGAGGACAAGCACGGGAGGTTCCCCCAGGTCGCGGGGATGCGCTACGCCTTCGATCCATCCCGCCCCGCAGGGGAGCGCATCCTTCGCGTCGAGGTTTGGGACGAAGGGGCACGGGCGTACCGCCCCCTCGACCCCAAGGCGACGTACCTCCTCGTGACGAACAACTTCGTCGCCGACGGGGGCGACGGCTACGAGGTCTTCAAGCGGGCGAAAGACGAAGGCCGGATCATCGAACTCTACGAAGTTGACCACGACGCCTTGGTCGAATACCTAGAAGCCCACTCCCCGGTCTCGCCTCGCGTGGAAGGCCGCATCGAACGCGCGGACGCGGCGACCTCCCCCGCCCCAACTCCCGGCGACGAGGCAGGTACCGCTCCGCCGGGTTCGGACGATACGGGGAACGCTCCTTCGTCGGGCGATGCACCTCCCTCCGGGACGCCCAAGTCTTCTGAACCGATCCTCCCCACGGTGCCCAAAACCTCCGATCCGTCGCACGCTTTAGCCTCTGGATCCGTGCGTACCCTCCCTCGAACGGGCCTTTTGTCGCCGGAATTCCTTCTCGTCGTGGGCGGGGCAGTTCTTGCCGTGGGCGGTGTCGCACTTCGACGGCACGAGTTTGGATGGGAGAAGTGTGTCTAG
- a CDS encoding XTP/dITP diphosphatase, whose translation MRLLLIASQNPGKIREVRELLASLAWGIVSLERFPDVKLPPETGETFAENAVRKAIAAMEATGLPSLADDSGLVVPALGGRPGVRSARYAGEGADDAANVAKLLAEMRGVADRRAYFVSVVAFAAPGEPVQTFEGRLEGVITEEPRGTGGFGYDPVFYVPDLGKTLAEVPLEVKNAISHRGQALRAFVDYLKRRIAEEPPEA comes from the coding sequence ATGCGCCTCCTCCTCATCGCTTCCCAAAATCCCGGGAAAATCCGGGAAGTGCGCGAGCTCCTCGCCTCCCTCGCGTGGGGGATTGTTTCCCTCGAGAGGTTTCCCGACGTAAAGCTCCCTCCCGAGACGGGCGAGACCTTTGCCGAAAACGCCGTGCGCAAGGCCATCGCGGCTATGGAGGCTACCGGGCTTCCCAGCCTGGCCGACGATTCCGGCCTCGTCGTCCCCGCCCTGGGCGGGCGTCCGGGGGTTCGTTCGGCCCGCTATGCGGGAGAAGGGGCAGACGACGCGGCAAACGTGGCCAAGCTGCTCGCCGAGATGCGAGGCGTCGCCGACCGCCGGGCCTACTTCGTGAGCGTGGTCGCCTTCGCGGCTCCCGGGGAGCCCGTGCAGACCTTCGAAGGCAGGCTGGAAGGCGTCATCACCGAAGAACCGCGGGGGACGGGCGGTTTCGGCTACGACCCCGTGTTCTACGTCCCCGACCTCGGAAAGACCCTCGCCGAAGTCCCCCTCGAGGTGAAGAACGCGATCAGCCACCGGGGCCAGGCGTTGCGCGCCTTCGTCGACTACCTGAAGCGCCGGATCGCCGAAGAACCTCCGGAAGCGTAG